Proteins encoded in a region of the Ptychodera flava strain L36383 chromosome 4, AS_Pfla_20210202, whole genome shotgun sequence genome:
- the LOC139132275 gene encoding Na(+)/dicarboxylate cotransporter 3-like yields the protein MIGKPEQDTGDAVASIREDGHRVDVHEYKRILPTMYRPRDRLDPHDEVGPSLSKCLYILLLMLVYLLLESLPLAIVGLLPAVAFPLLGIMDAATLGKAYFSDQLLFIIGVLIISSAVERTDLHKRVVLRSLLLFGSNPYGLLLGTFIISGFLSMWLPNVAMMSMMLPIGQALGAELDRQMEEKVRASKAVLKHDTVQTWKNLEPWEKRVKSSLIKLLPTTLRIVVIVEDSKKQEKERLTESNRKKPIITSYLLLSMGYGNTIGGSATLIGTIVPIVANAQLSRIYGPDSVIEFDAWIQFGLPLQLACLTLAYIWLVFLMWISLRKQRRNKAGRSQDEDDTKQSGGGDDKVKQYVRSEYAKLGGMKWSEVVTIFLMSTYVLLLFFADLQFMKGWKSLFPKGYTSNTCITCGIAILLFIIPYDKPNCRTPRSSKKHGTILEWRYVSNKLPWELVLIIGGYFALAEGIRDSGISSTLEGYFEENVGDQEPWVILLILTVTLAIATELMSNVPVVIITFPIIASLASATSVNPLYYIVSSVFAVNLTFMLPISAPPIMILYTSGSVTVWTCSTLNIP from the exons atgatcggcaagccagagcaggacacgggagacgCTGTTGCATCGATAAGGGaggacggtcaccgcgttgacgtacacgaaTATAAGAGAATCCTACCCACAATGTACCGGCCCAGAGACAGACTTGACCCCCACGACGAAGTTGGCCCCTCT CTATCAAAATGTCTCTACATCTTGCTGTTAATGCTGGTGTACCTGCTGTTGGAATCACTGCCTCTTGCAATAGTCGGTCTGCTGCCGGCGGTGGCGTTTCCACTCCTAG ggataatGGATGCCGCCACACTTGGCAAGGCTTACTTCTCCGACCAACTCTTGTTCATCATCGGTGTCTTGATTATCTCATCAGCGGTAGAACGTACAGATCTGCACAAGAGAGTCGTTCTGCGTTCTCTGTTACTGTTTGGGTCGAATCCTTACGG GCTTCTACTTGGCACCTTCATCATCAGTGGTTTCCTATCGATGTGGTTACCAAACGTGGCAATGATGAGTATGATGCTACCCATAGGACAGGCACTCGGGGCAGAACTGGATCGCCAGATGGAAGAAAAGGTGAGGGCGTCCAAAGCAGTGTTAAAACATGACAC AGTACAGACATGGAAGAACTTGGAACCGTGGGAGAAAAGGGTGAAATCATCGCTAATCAAGCTGTTGCCGACGACCTTAA GAATTGTTGTTATCGTAGAGGACAGTAAGAAGCAAGAAAAAGAACGATTGACAGAAAGTAACAGGAAGAAGCCTATTATAACCAGTTACTTACTGTTGAGCATGGGTTATGGTAATACCATTGGAGGTTCGGCGACACTGATAGGAACTATAGTCCCCATCGTGGCAAATGCACAGCTATCAAG GATCTACGGACCAGACAGCGTGATAGAATTTGATGCATGGATTCAATTCGGGTTACCCCTGCAACTGGCGTGTTTAACGCTTGCCTACATCTGGCTGGTGTTTCTTATGTGGATATCGCTTCGTAAACAAAg ACGAAACAAAGCAGGGAGGAGCCAGGATGAGGACGATACTAAACAATCGGGCGGTGGAGATGACAAGGTGAAACAGTACGTCAGATCTGAGTACGCAAAGTTGGGAGGCATGAA GTGGTCGGAGGTTGTAACTATCTTCCTGATGTCAACATACGTACTGCTGTTGTTCTTTGCGGACCTGCAATTCATGAAAGGATGGAAGTCGCTGTTTCCCAAGGG ATACACAAGTAATACATGCATAACGTGTGGAATAGCGATTCTCTTATTCATCATTCCATATGACAAGCCGAACTGTCGCACCCCAA GAAGTAGTAAAAAACACGGAACAATACTAGAGTGGAGATATGTCAGCAACAAACTGCCATGGGAACTTGTGTTGATCATCGGCGGATATTTTGCATTGGCGGAGGGAATCAGG GATTCTGGGATATCTTCAACCCTCGAAGGCTATTTCGAAGAAAACGTAGGCGATCAAGAACCCTGGGTTATTTTATTGATCTTAACGGTGACGTTAGCTATTGCGACGGAACTCATGAGTAATGTACCTGTAGTGATCATAACCTTCCCTATCATTGCATCGCTG GCAAGTGCGACATCCGTCAATCCCCTCTACTACATCGTGTCCAGTGTTTTTGCGGTGAATCTAACATTCATGCTTCCAATATCAGCGCCACCGATCATGATACTCTACACATCTGGTAGCGTCACAGTTTGGACATG TTCAACGCTTAACATTCCCTAA